A single region of the Pseudothermotoga sp. genome encodes:
- a CDS encoding class I SAM-dependent rRNA methyltransferase yields MKARVYLKVDRRDFHPWIFQNEIAKIEGDFENGDVIKIHLSNGKFYGLGYINTKSKITVRLLSTQPATIEQMIDQRLEEAIERRKMLLEDRQTYRLVNGEADGLPGLVVDKYGEYLVLQINTLGMEKLKGLIVEKLLRKFNPLGIYEKSDAPTRLKEGLDERCDWLVGRGADILYFEHDGLLLAADLKGQKTGAFLDQLHNSHICSLFAKDKVCLDVFCYTGNFALHLLKAGARFVTLIDYSERSLSIAGQLLALNGFYGRYELVRANAFDWLKENSQFERFDFVVLDPPSFAKTSVSKESAKRGHKEINLRAMKILKKPAVLATASCTQVITEQEFEAILLDAANDSKVLLNVLYTGGQGFDHPFLLEVPETRYLKFIIAEVRRRF; encoded by the coding sequence ATTAAAGCCCGTGTCTATTTAAAGGTTGATCGTAGAGATTTTCATCCTTGGATATTCCAAAATGAAATCGCCAAGATCGAAGGTGATTTTGAAAATGGTGATGTTATCAAAATTCATCTATCCAACGGAAAATTCTATGGATTAGGATACATCAACACTAAATCGAAGATCACTGTTAGATTGCTTTCAACGCAACCTGCCACGATCGAACAGATGATTGACCAACGGCTTGAAGAAGCCATCGAGAGGCGTAAAATGTTGTTAGAAGATCGTCAAACTTATCGTTTAGTGAACGGTGAAGCTGATGGTTTACCAGGACTTGTTGTTGATAAGTATGGCGAATATCTTGTTCTGCAGATCAACACCCTTGGAATGGAAAAGCTGAAAGGTCTGATTGTAGAAAAACTCTTAAGAAAATTCAATCCGCTAGGTATTTACGAAAAATCAGACGCCCCCACAAGATTGAAGGAAGGATTGGACGAGAGGTGTGATTGGTTAGTAGGTAGAGGAGCAGATATTCTGTATTTCGAACATGACGGTTTGCTGTTGGCTGCCGATTTGAAGGGTCAGAAAACTGGTGCGTTTCTTGACCAACTTCATAACAGTCACATTTGTTCTCTGTTTGCCAAGGATAAAGTATGCTTAGACGTATTCTGTTACACTGGAAATTTTGCACTTCACCTCTTAAAAGCTGGTGCGAGATTCGTTACTTTGATAGACTATTCTGAGAGAAGCCTTTCGATCGCTGGACAACTCCTGGCTTTGAATGGGTTCTATGGCAGGTACGAACTTGTTCGCGCAAACGCTTTCGATTGGTTGAAGGAAAATTCACAGTTTGAACGGTTCGATTTCGTCGTTCTGGATCCTCCTTCTTTTGCCAAGACCTCGGTTTCGAAGGAGTCGGCAAAACGTGGGCACAAGGAAATAAATTTGAGGGCCATGAAGATTCTAAAAAAACCTGCCGTGCTCGCCACAGCATCGTGTACTCAGGTGATCACTGAGCAAGAATTTGAGGCAATTCTCTTGGATGCAGCTAACGATAGCAAGGTGCTTTTGAATGTTTTGTATACTGGGGGTCAAGGATTTGATCATCCATTTTTGTTAGAGGTGCCTGAAACTAGATATCTGAAGTTCATAATAGCAGAG